From Demequina lutea, a single genomic window includes:
- a CDS encoding exodeoxyribonuclease VII small subunit, with product MTTKPPPVDGLSYEKCRDELVSIVSKLEAGAATLDESMALWERGESLAKRCEELLDGAQRTIEAATSGSDA from the coding sequence GTGACAACGAAGCCTCCGCCGGTCGACGGCCTGTCCTACGAGAAGTGCCGCGATGAACTGGTATCCATCGTCAGCAAACTCGAGGCGGGGGCCGCGACTCTCGACGAATCGATGGCCCTCTGGGAGCGCGGCGAGTCCCTCGCGAAGCGTTGCGAGGAGTTGCTCGACGGCGCACAGCGAACGATCGAGGCCGCCACAAGCGGTAGCGATGCCTGA
- a CDS encoding carbohydrate kinase family protein translates to MPEHALVIGEALVDVVRRPDGTHTAHAGGSPANVAFGLARLGRSVELLTTLGDDAYGTLVRAHVESSGAIVAATIAAPRTSVATATLDGHGVATYDFDLEWALPDDSTTIPDPVVVHTGSIAAVLEPGASAVERLVEAAKERATITYDPNVRPTLMGDRGKAETTIERLVALADVVKVSDEDLEWLFPTEDPTDAAQRWLALGPALVVVTLGSDGALAVCAGGMVSVPRVVVEVADTVGAGDSFMSGLIDGLWSAELLGGHRRDALRAIDLPQVTQILQRCARIAGITVSRSGANPPTRTELGES, encoded by the coding sequence ATGCCTGAGCACGCCCTCGTCATCGGCGAGGCGCTTGTCGATGTGGTGCGCAGGCCCGATGGAACCCACACCGCTCATGCAGGAGGCTCGCCCGCCAACGTCGCGTTTGGCCTCGCGCGACTGGGCAGAAGCGTAGAACTGCTCACGACGCTCGGGGACGACGCGTACGGCACGTTGGTGCGCGCCCATGTCGAGTCGTCGGGCGCGATCGTCGCCGCCACGATTGCCGCGCCGCGCACGTCCGTTGCAACCGCGACTCTCGATGGGCACGGCGTTGCCACCTACGACTTCGACCTGGAGTGGGCGCTCCCGGATGATTCGACCACCATTCCGGACCCGGTCGTCGTCCACACCGGCTCGATCGCCGCGGTGCTTGAGCCGGGAGCGAGCGCCGTCGAACGCCTCGTTGAGGCCGCAAAAGAGCGAGCGACCATCACGTACGACCCCAACGTTCGGCCAACACTCATGGGCGACCGCGGGAAAGCGGAGACGACCATCGAGCGTTTGGTCGCGCTTGCGGATGTGGTCAAGGTGTCCGACGAGGACCTGGAGTGGCTCTTCCCAACCGAGGACCCGACCGACGCGGCACAGCGGTGGCTCGCGCTCGGCCCCGCGCTCGTGGTGGTCACCTTGGGATCCGACGGCGCGCTCGCCGTGTGTGCGGGGGGCATGGTGTCGGTACCGCGCGTCGTCGTGGAGGTCGCGGACACGGTCGGAGCGGGCGACTCCTTCATGTCGGGCCTGATCGACGGCCTGTGGTCGGCCGAATTGTTAGGTGGCCACCGCAGGGACGCCCTGAGGGCCATCGACCTGCCACAGGTCACGCAGATTCTTCAGCGCTGTGCCCGCATCGCGGGGATCACCGTGTCTCGATCGGGAGCGAATCCTCCCACCAGGACCGAACTCGGCGAGTCCTGA
- a CDS encoding class II fumarate hydratase: MVDMEYRIEHDTMGEVRVPASALYGAQTQRAVENFPISGLSLTRRHIEALARVKKAAARANAELGVIDAAIAEAIVVASDAVAAGSHDGEFPVDVFQTGSGTSSNMNANEVIATLAGRELGSPVHPNDHVNASQSSNDVFPTSVHVAATSALVNDVVPALDHLATALEAKAAEFASVVKSGRTHLMDATPVTLGQEFGGYAAAVRYGIERLHSALPHLAEVPLGGTAVGTGINTPTGFPQRVIALLAEDTGLPITEARDHFEAQSARDGLVEASGALRTIAVSLTKICNDLRWMGSGPNTGLGEISLPDLQPGSSIMPGKVNPVIPEAVLMVCARVIGNDATVAWAGASGAFELNVQIPVMALSLLESMNLLANASTVLADRTVAGITANVDRARRYAEASPSIVTPLNRVIGYENAAKIAKHAVKAGLTVREAVIDLGFVERGEVTLEQLDALLDVTTMTGDR; this comes from the coding sequence ATGGTCGACATGGAATATCGCATCGAACACGACACGATGGGCGAGGTTCGCGTACCCGCCAGCGCCCTCTACGGCGCACAGACTCAGCGGGCCGTCGAGAACTTCCCGATATCGGGGCTCAGCCTGACGCGCAGACACATCGAAGCGCTCGCCCGCGTCAAGAAGGCCGCGGCGCGCGCCAACGCCGAACTTGGAGTCATCGACGCGGCGATCGCAGAAGCGATCGTCGTCGCGTCCGACGCGGTCGCTGCGGGCAGTCACGACGGCGAGTTCCCTGTCGACGTCTTCCAGACGGGCTCGGGAACCAGCTCCAACATGAATGCGAACGAGGTCATCGCGACCCTCGCCGGACGCGAACTAGGCTCCCCCGTGCACCCGAACGACCACGTCAACGCGTCCCAATCGAGCAACGACGTCTTCCCCACATCGGTGCACGTGGCCGCCACCTCGGCGCTCGTCAATGACGTGGTCCCCGCGCTGGATCATTTGGCGACCGCGCTCGAGGCGAAGGCCGCCGAATTTGCCTCCGTCGTGAAGTCGGGACGCACGCACCTCATGGACGCCACCCCCGTCACCTTGGGCCAGGAGTTCGGCGGTTATGCGGCTGCAGTGCGCTACGGAATCGAGCGATTGCACTCCGCGTTGCCCCACCTCGCCGAGGTTCCCCTCGGAGGAACCGCGGTGGGCACGGGGATCAATACGCCTACAGGCTTTCCGCAGCGCGTGATCGCCTTGCTGGCCGAAGACACGGGGCTGCCCATCACGGAGGCCCGCGACCACTTCGAGGCGCAGTCGGCGCGAGACGGACTCGTCGAGGCTTCGGGGGCCCTGCGGACGATCGCGGTGAGCCTCACCAAGATTTGCAACGACCTGCGCTGGATGGGCTCCGGCCCCAACACGGGCCTAGGCGAGATCTCACTTCCCGACCTACAGCCCGGATCAAGCATCATGCCGGGCAAGGTCAACCCCGTCATCCCCGAGGCGGTGCTCATGGTGTGTGCACGCGTAATCGGTAATGACGCCACTGTGGCGTGGGCGGGCGCATCGGGGGCCTTCGAGCTCAACGTGCAGATACCCGTCATGGCGCTGAGCCTGCTCGAGTCGATGAACCTGCTGGCAAACGCATCGACGGTCCTCGCGGACCGCACCGTCGCGGGAATCACCGCCAACGTCGACCGCGCCCGCCGCTACGCCGAGGCCTCGCCGAGCATCGTCACGCCGCTCAACAGGGTCATCGGGTACGAGAACGCCGCCAAGATCGCCAAGCACGCCGTCAAGGCCGGTCTCACCGTGCGCGAGGCCGTGATTGACCTCGGTTTTGTCGAGCGCGGCGAGGTCACGTTGGAGCAGCTGGATGCGCTTCTCGACGTCACGACGATGACGGGCGACCGCTAG
- a CDS encoding ferrochelatase, whose product MTTDALPPLAASSRVVPPASYDCILLAGFGGPEGQDDVIPYLRNVTRGRGVPDERLEEVALHYRHFGGISPINEQNRELKVALEAEIAARGLALPVYWGNRFWAPYFADVLRELHADGHCRVLVLVTTAFSSYSGCRAYREDIAAALSETGLEGELALDKVRQYFDHPGFVEPNIDAVRGGLRALAAEGNGARPHVIFSTHSIPSTAADASGPRESRPDGTPVPVGGGEEWNAGGGWYAAQQRAIATLVMDAVKDEFPDVPWSLVYQSRSGDPSVPWLEPDINLAIEALDADVSGLVISPLGFVSDHMEVAWDLDNEALETCGKRGLAAVRVPTVGVEPRFVSGLVDLVQERHTADGSAPMERRALTDLGPWQDVCPADCCVGRGSKPTIASAG is encoded by the coding sequence GTGACGACCGACGCGCTGCCGCCCCTGGCGGCGTCGTCCCGCGTCGTGCCTCCCGCGTCGTACGACTGCATCCTGTTGGCGGGCTTTGGTGGCCCCGAGGGTCAGGACGACGTAATCCCATACCTGCGCAATGTCACGCGCGGCAGGGGCGTGCCGGACGAGCGGCTCGAAGAGGTTGCGCTCCACTACCGCCACTTCGGCGGCATCAGCCCCATCAACGAACAAAACCGCGAGCTCAAGGTCGCGCTCGAGGCCGAGATCGCCGCGCGCGGGCTCGCCTTGCCGGTGTACTGGGGGAATCGTTTCTGGGCTCCGTACTTCGCCGATGTCCTGCGCGAGCTTCATGCCGATGGCCACTGTCGCGTGCTCGTGCTCGTGACCACCGCGTTTTCGAGCTACTCCGGATGCCGCGCCTATCGCGAGGACATCGCGGCGGCGCTCTCTGAGACGGGGCTCGAGGGCGAGCTCGCTCTCGACAAGGTGCGCCAGTACTTCGACCACCCCGGCTTCGTGGAGCCCAACATCGATGCGGTGCGCGGGGGACTGCGCGCGCTCGCGGCCGAGGGCAACGGAGCTAGGCCGCACGTGATCTTCTCGACGCACTCGATTCCGAGCACCGCAGCCGATGCGTCGGGCCCTCGCGAGTCGCGACCGGACGGCACCCCCGTTCCCGTGGGCGGCGGCGAGGAGTGGAACGCTGGTGGCGGCTGGTACGCCGCCCAACAGCGGGCGATCGCGACGCTCGTCATGGATGCCGTGAAGGACGAATTTCCGGATGTGCCGTGGTCGCTCGTCTACCAGTCGCGATCAGGAGACCCGAGCGTTCCGTGGCTCGAGCCCGATATCAACCTCGCAATCGAGGCGCTCGATGCGGACGTGAGCGGCCTGGTGATCTCGCCGCTCGGCTTCGTGAGCGACCACATGGAGGTCGCGTGGGACTTGGACAACGAGGCGCTTGAGACGTGCGGGAAGCGTGGCCTCGCGGCCGTGCGTGTTCCCACGGTGGGTGTTGAGCCGCGCTTCGTGTCCGGCCTGGTGGATCTGGTCCAGGAGCGTCACACTGCGGATGGCTCTGCCCCTATGGAGCGACGAGCGCTCACCGACCTGGGGCCGTGGCAGGACGTGTGCCCCGCGGACTGCTGCGTAGGTCGTGGATCCAAGCCCACGATCGCGTCGGCGGGCTAG
- the hemQ gene encoding hydrogen peroxide-dependent heme synthase, with protein MTESPEGFTLFSVLDGGGFEGDPDAAVAAFDEVVTAAEQREVVLRGLYDVSGLRADGTVMLWLHGPRLEDLQSTLRALRATELLEGTYLTWSAAGVHRAAEFNRAHVPGFLRGERARNWLTVYPFVRSYDWYLLPDEDRSRMLREHGMKGAAFKSVVANTVAAFALGDYEWLLPMEADEVTDLVDMMRDLRYTEARLHVREEVPFYTGRRITSAEAAELLA; from the coding sequence ATGACCGAAAGTCCCGAAGGTTTTACCCTGTTCAGTGTTCTCGATGGTGGCGGTTTTGAGGGCGACCCCGACGCGGCGGTGGCCGCGTTCGACGAGGTCGTCACCGCGGCGGAGCAGCGAGAGGTTGTGTTGCGCGGCCTTTACGACGTCTCCGGGTTGCGCGCCGATGGCACCGTCATGCTCTGGCTTCACGGCCCGAGACTTGAGGATCTCCAGTCGACGCTCAGAGCCCTACGCGCAACGGAGTTGCTCGAAGGCACGTATTTGACCTGGTCGGCCGCGGGAGTGCACAGGGCGGCGGAGTTCAACCGCGCCCATGTGCCAGGCTTTTTGCGTGGCGAGCGCGCGCGAAACTGGCTCACCGTGTACCCGTTCGTTCGGTCCTACGACTGGTACCTGTTGCCGGACGAGGACCGCTCTCGGATGCTGCGCGAGCACGGGATGAAGGGCGCGGCCTTCAAGTCAGTGGTGGCCAATACGGTCGCGGCTTTCGCGCTCGGCGACTATGAGTGGCTGCTTCCCATGGAAGCGGACGAGGTCACCGACCTGGTCGACATGATGAGAGACCTCAGGTACACGGAGGCCCGCCTTCACGTGCGCGAGGAGGTGCCGTTCTACACCGGACGGCGCATCACCAGCGCCGAGGCGGCGGAACTCCTCGCGTGA
- a CDS encoding protoporphyrinogen/coproporphyrinogen oxidase yields the protein MASRTGRTWVVIGGGIAGLLAARRLAGAGHAVTLLERDDALGGRVSSVDVAGLTLDAGAESFATRGDVVQRLCEELGLGDLVAEPTTSPAWVISPGRAYPLPATGWLGIPLRPLAADVRRVLGWWGAMRACADLVLPTGSIGDDATVGSLAAARLGRRAADRLLAPVMSGVYSRPLDDLRLDAIAPGLAADVRERGGLIRAARSRRSLGAPGSAVRGIVGGVSVLARAVAADAERRGAVLRTGVEVTGVERAVSGAGWRLSTSEGPLDADGVVLAVPRHVAVRLLNEEPEEARHVAIVIMVVDAPALDAAPRGTGVLVRPGVTRAKALTHASAKWPWLAAMLPPGRHVVRLSYAVTPGEGVTDHAVVDAALLLGVRLTDEDVVGIASREWPDASPASVASRQPMKGVHLVGSAAGLSGLAAIVAADAASDFS from the coding sequence ATGGCCTCTAGGACGGGCCGCACGTGGGTCGTGATCGGCGGCGGCATCGCGGGCCTCTTGGCGGCTCGCAGGCTTGCGGGGGCCGGGCATGCGGTCACGCTGCTCGAGCGCGACGACGCGCTTGGAGGCCGGGTGAGCAGCGTCGACGTTGCCGGCCTCACGCTCGACGCGGGGGCCGAGTCCTTCGCTACTAGGGGTGATGTTGTTCAAAGGCTGTGCGAGGAGCTCGGGCTAGGGGATCTTGTCGCCGAGCCGACGACGTCCCCTGCGTGGGTGATCTCTCCCGGCCGCGCCTACCCGCTTCCTGCTACCGGTTGGCTCGGGATCCCCCTGCGACCCCTCGCGGCCGACGTGCGACGCGTGCTCGGGTGGTGGGGCGCCATGCGCGCGTGCGCGGACCTCGTGTTGCCCACGGGGAGCATTGGCGACGACGCCACCGTGGGCTCGCTCGCGGCGGCCCGCTTGGGCAGGCGAGCCGCCGATCGGCTTCTCGCGCCGGTGATGTCTGGCGTCTATTCGCGACCGCTCGACGACCTGCGGCTCGACGCGATCGCTCCCGGTCTGGCCGCGGACGTGCGCGAGCGGGGCGGGCTGATCCGTGCGGCGCGGAGCCGCCGCTCCCTGGGCGCCCCCGGCTCGGCCGTGAGGGGGATCGTTGGGGGAGTGTCCGTCTTGGCTCGAGCCGTGGCTGCCGACGCGGAGCGCAGGGGCGCGGTACTTCGCACCGGCGTGGAGGTCACGGGCGTGGAGCGTGCGGTCAGCGGCGCCGGGTGGCGACTCTCCACGAGCGAGGGGCCTCTCGATGCCGACGGCGTCGTGCTGGCAGTGCCCCGCCACGTCGCCGTGCGCCTCCTTAACGAGGAGCCAGAGGAGGCGCGCCACGTGGCCATCGTCATCATGGTGGTCGACGCCCCCGCGCTCGACGCGGCGCCCCGCGGCACCGGAGTGCTCGTGCGCCCAGGGGTGACCCGCGCCAAGGCCCTCACCCATGCGAGCGCCAAGTGGCCGTGGCTTGCGGCCATGCTGCCTCCCGGTCGTCACGTGGTCAGGCTGTCTTATGCGGTGACACCGGGAGAGGGCGTCACCGACCATGCGGTGGTGGACGCCGCGCTGTTGCTCGGCGTGAGACTCACGGACGAGGACGTCGTCGGCATTGCGTCGCGCGAGTGGCCGGACGCGAGCCCCGCATCGGTTGCCTCCCGTCAGCCGATGAAGGGGGTCCACCTCGTGGGATCCGCTGCGGGGTTGAGTGGATTGGCCGCAATTGTCGCGGCCGATGCGGCCTCCGATTTCTCCTGA
- the hemE gene encoding uroporphyrinogen decarboxylase → MVLLPNGHPLVAGSASASPLVRALRGDRPERTPVWFMRQAGRSLPEYREARKGTTMLEACLDPALVAEITAQPVRRHGVDAGILFSDIVVPLLLAGVDVTIKPGVGPVFASPVRTAADVAALPSLGSAADRGGFDRSLDVVRQAVSASLGLLGETPLIGFAGAPFTLAAYMVDGGPSRDHLEARRLMIADPETWDALMNWAADAAGLFLRAQVLAGASAVQLFDSWVGSVPRDRYVARCAPATARVFSHVGDLEVPRIHFGTHTGHLLEDMKEAGATAMGIDVTVPLDEAARRLPGVPLQGNIDPAVLGAPWEAIEAHVRDVVRRGLAAPSHVVNLGHGVPPDTDPEVLTRIVDLVHGL, encoded by the coding sequence ATGGTTCTTCTTCCCAACGGTCATCCGCTCGTAGCGGGCAGTGCGTCGGCGTCACCCCTGGTTCGCGCCTTGCGGGGTGACCGCCCCGAGCGCACCCCCGTGTGGTTCATGCGCCAGGCGGGTCGTTCGCTTCCCGAGTATCGGGAGGCGCGCAAGGGCACCACAATGCTCGAGGCGTGCCTCGACCCCGCTCTTGTCGCCGAGATCACGGCGCAGCCCGTGCGTCGGCACGGAGTGGATGCGGGCATTCTCTTCAGCGACATCGTTGTTCCCCTGCTGCTCGCGGGGGTTGATGTGACGATCAAGCCGGGCGTCGGCCCGGTGTTTGCGTCGCCGGTGCGGACGGCCGCCGATGTCGCGGCGCTCCCTTCGCTCGGCTCCGCCGCGGACCGCGGAGGCTTTGACCGCTCGCTTGACGTCGTGAGACAAGCGGTCTCGGCATCGCTGGGGTTGCTCGGGGAGACGCCCCTCATCGGGTTCGCGGGTGCGCCGTTCACGTTGGCGGCATACATGGTTGACGGCGGCCCCTCGCGCGACCACCTGGAGGCGAGGCGCCTCATGATCGCGGACCCCGAGACGTGGGACGCGCTCATGAATTGGGCCGCGGACGCGGCGGGCCTGTTCCTCAGGGCGCAGGTTCTCGCTGGAGCGAGCGCGGTGCAACTCTTCGACTCCTGGGTGGGATCCGTCCCGCGTGATCGCTATGTTGCGCGCTGCGCACCCGCGACCGCGCGGGTGTTCTCGCATGTCGGCGACCTTGAGGTGCCCCGCATCCACTTCGGCACCCACACGGGTCACCTGCTTGAGGACATGAAGGAGGCGGGGGCAACGGCGATGGGCATCGACGTGACCGTGCCCTTGGACGAGGCGGCGAGGCGTCTTCCGGGCGTGCCCCTGCAAGGCAACATCGACCCCGCGGTCCTGGGTGCTCCGTGGGAGGCGATTGAGGCGCATGTGCGGGACGTGGTGCGTCGAGGCCTCGCCGCGCCCTCTCACGTTGTCAACCTGGGCCACGGGGTTCCACCGGACACCGATCCCGAGGTGTTGACCCGGATCGTAGACCTGGTTCATGGCCTCTAG
- a CDS encoding glutamyl-tRNA reductase encodes MALLSLVASHHNKDLNTLEQLSVGSDRLGNTVIGSTVTGAVVLPTCNRFELYLDVTDPVAARAEVVSALSSMTSLEADAIDAALLAYEGDDAVEHLMSVSSGLESMVVGEREISGQVRRAHIDAREAGHLSPALDRLFQSALRTSRVVASSTGLGTSGRSVMSVAFDLADATVTWRGANALVVGTGALADTGIGVLRGRGARVTGVYSPSGRGGEIAARHDLEVVTAEDLVEALEEADVVLACSGGESIVLTPSLVAQAMSSRGHSLTLIDLALHRDVAAGVELLRGVNVVRLEDVKFHAPGESMAALETARAIVAHAVARFATDESGRSVDPAIVALREHVFGLLEREVARVRPGPGADPSISAQATATEAALRHFAKALLHTPTVRAKEMAESGHTDEYLSAINTLYGLDVAVPDDCCPAGEIDSPSA; translated from the coding sequence ATGGCACTACTGTCCCTCGTGGCGAGCCACCACAACAAAGACTTGAATACCCTGGAGCAACTGAGCGTCGGCTCTGATCGCCTGGGGAACACGGTCATTGGCTCCACTGTGACCGGTGCCGTGGTCCTGCCCACGTGTAACCGCTTCGAGTTGTACCTCGATGTGACCGACCCCGTCGCTGCTCGCGCGGAGGTGGTCTCCGCCCTGTCTTCCATGACATCTCTCGAGGCGGACGCCATCGACGCCGCTCTCTTGGCCTACGAGGGCGACGACGCAGTGGAACACCTCATGTCGGTGTCCTCCGGACTCGAGTCGATGGTGGTGGGCGAACGCGAAATCTCGGGCCAGGTGCGCCGCGCCCACATCGACGCGCGTGAGGCGGGCCACCTGTCGCCCGCGCTTGATCGCCTCTTCCAGTCGGCGCTACGCACGTCGCGCGTTGTCGCCTCGTCCACGGGCCTGGGAACCTCCGGCCGGTCGGTCATGTCCGTCGCCTTCGACCTCGCCGACGCTACCGTCACGTGGCGCGGGGCGAACGCACTCGTCGTGGGCACCGGCGCACTCGCGGACACGGGGATCGGCGTGTTGCGCGGTCGCGGTGCGCGCGTCACCGGCGTGTACTCGCCCTCCGGGCGCGGGGGCGAGATCGCGGCCCGTCACGACCTTGAGGTGGTGACGGCCGAGGACCTCGTGGAGGCGCTCGAAGAGGCCGACGTGGTGCTCGCCTGCTCCGGCGGCGAGTCGATCGTGCTGACGCCCTCGCTCGTGGCTCAGGCGATGAGTTCGCGCGGACACTCGTTGACGCTCATCGACTTGGCGCTTCATCGCGACGTTGCGGCCGGCGTGGAACTGCTGCGTGGCGTCAATGTGGTGCGACTTGAGGACGTGAAGTTCCACGCCCCCGGGGAATCGATGGCGGCGCTCGAGACTGCCCGCGCCATCGTCGCCCACGCCGTTGCCCGTTTCGCGACCGACGAATCCGGTCGCTCGGTCGACCCCGCCATCGTCGCCTTGCGCGAGCACGTGTTTGGCTTGCTTGAACGGGAGGTGGCGCGAGTGAGGCCCGGTCCGGGCGCCGATCCATCGATCTCCGCCCAGGCGACCGCAACCGAGGCCGCCCTGCGGCACTTTGCCAAGGCGCTACTCCACACTCCCACGGTGCGGGCGAAAGAGATGGCGGAGTCGGGCCATACCGACGAATACCTGAGCGCGATCAATACCCTCTACGGGCTCGACGTGGCCGTGCCAGACGACTGCTGCCCCGCCGGGGAGATCGACTCTCCCAGCGCGTGA
- a CDS encoding PhoH family protein encodes MPYGPTPPGASVTDTRPLRVTDSAIDTAVRTFVLDTSVLLSDPRALKRFAEHAVVLPVVVVTELEAKRHHPELGYFARSALRALDDLRVQHGTLSQPIPANEAGGTLRVELNHTDQDVLPSGFRLGDNDTRILAVAANLRAEGHAVTVVSKDLPMRVKASALGIDAEEYRAELAVESGWTGMREIHLGDDQMSQLWDNELIAASAADDCGEDLASLPIHTGLVIHSPRGSALGRVSDAGAVRLVRGDLEAFGLHGRSAEQRIALDLLLDESIGIVSMGGRAGTGKSALALCAGLEAVLERRQHKKIMVFRPLYAVGGQDLGYLPGSESEKMNPWAQAVFDTLGSVVSATVVEEVMARGLLEVLPLTHIRGRSLHDAFVIVDEAQSLERNVLLTMLSRIGQGSRVILTHDVAQRDNLRVGRHDGVAAVIEALKGHPLFAHVTLERSERSAVAALVTDMLERLDL; translated from the coding sequence ATGCCCTACGGCCCGACACCGCCTGGAGCATCCGTGACCGACACTCGTCCTCTCAGAGTCACCGATTCAGCGATCGACACCGCCGTACGCACCTTCGTGCTCGACACGTCCGTGCTCCTCTCGGATCCGCGGGCACTCAAACGCTTCGCCGAGCATGCAGTGGTGCTTCCCGTGGTGGTGGTCACCGAGCTTGAGGCCAAGCGTCACCATCCCGAGCTGGGCTATTTTGCCCGCTCCGCACTACGGGCGCTCGATGATTTGCGGGTTCAGCACGGCACACTTTCCCAGCCCATCCCTGCCAATGAGGCGGGTGGAACCCTTCGCGTCGAACTGAACCACACGGACCAGGACGTGCTCCCGAGCGGATTCCGGCTGGGGGACAACGACACGCGCATCCTTGCCGTTGCGGCGAACCTGCGCGCCGAGGGCCATGCGGTCACGGTGGTTTCCAAGGACCTGCCGATGCGCGTCAAGGCATCGGCCCTCGGCATCGACGCGGAAGAATACCGCGCGGAACTTGCCGTCGAGTCCGGATGGACGGGCATGCGCGAGATCCACTTGGGCGACGACCAGATGTCACAGTTGTGGGACAACGAGTTGATCGCCGCATCGGCAGCGGACGATTGCGGCGAGGACCTTGCGTCGCTGCCGATTCACACCGGGCTGGTCATCCACTCTCCGCGCGGCTCGGCACTCGGGCGAGTCTCGGACGCCGGTGCCGTTCGCTTGGTGCGCGGCGACCTCGAGGCGTTCGGCCTGCACGGGCGTTCCGCCGAGCAGCGCATCGCCCTCGACCTGCTCCTCGACGAATCGATCGGAATCGTGTCGATGGGGGGACGCGCAGGGACGGGCAAGTCGGCGCTCGCATTATGTGCGGGCCTGGAGGCCGTCTTGGAACGTCGCCAGCACAAGAAGATCATGGTCTTCCGCCCGCTCTACGCGGTGGGCGGTCAGGACCTCGGCTACCTGCCTGGTTCCGAGTCCGAGAAGATGAACCCGTGGGCCCAGGCGGTGTTTGACACCTTGGGTTCCGTGGTCTCGGCGACGGTGGTCGAGGAGGTCATGGCCAGGGGACTGCTCGAGGTTTTGCCGCTCACACACATTCGCGGGCGCTCGCTCCACGACGCGTTCGTGATCGTCGACGAGGCGCAGTCGCTCGAGCGAAACGTCTTGCTCACGATGCTCAGCCGCATCGGCCAGGGTTCGCGCGTCATCCTTACCCACGATGTGGCGCAGCGCGACAACCTAAGGGTGGGCCGCCACGACGGAGTCGCCGCGGTGATCGAGGCGCTCAAGGGCCACCCGCTTTTCGCGCACGTGACCCTGGAACGCTCCGAGCGTTCCGCGGTGGCCGCGCTCGTGACGGACATGCTCGAGCGTCTGGATCTGTAG
- a CDS encoding isoprenyl transferase — MGMRSALYRAYETVLARDLKVRGPAPCHIGVILDGNRRWAKLSGATTAHGHRRGADKITEVLEWSQESGVQVVTLWMLSTDNLERDPIELGALLEIICDSIEELARDGRWRLQHVGDASLLPEWVGLRLNAAVESTSKATALHVNVAVGYGGRHEIAAAVRAYLLAGIAQGQSLEQVTEGFTVEDIAEHLYTKGQPDPDLVIRTSGEQRLGGFLLWQSAHTEFYFCDAYWPDFRRVDFLRALRSYAQRERRHGR; from the coding sequence ATGGGGATGCGTAGCGCGCTCTACCGCGCGTACGAGACGGTGCTTGCGCGCGATCTCAAGGTAAGGGGCCCCGCCCCATGTCACATCGGCGTGATTCTCGATGGGAATCGTCGCTGGGCGAAGCTGAGTGGGGCGACCACCGCCCACGGGCACCGCAGGGGAGCGGACAAGATCACCGAGGTTCTCGAGTGGTCTCAAGAGAGCGGCGTCCAGGTGGTCACCCTGTGGATGCTGTCGACGGACAATCTCGAAAGGGATCCGATCGAGCTTGGGGCGCTCCTCGAGATCATTTGCGACTCCATCGAGGAGCTCGCTCGTGACGGCCGATGGCGGCTCCAGCATGTCGGCGACGCATCGTTGCTTCCAGAATGGGTGGGGCTGCGCCTCAATGCCGCCGTGGAATCCACGTCGAAGGCGACCGCGCTGCACGTCAACGTGGCCGTGGGTTACGGCGGTAGGCACGAGATCGCCGCGGCCGTGCGCGCGTACCTGTTGGCAGGAATCGCCCAGGGCCAATCGCTTGAGCAAGTAACCGAGGGCTTCACCGTGGAGGACATCGCGGAGCACCTGTACACGAAGGGGCAGCCGGATCCCGACCTGGTCATCCGCACATCGGGCGAACAGCGACTCGGCGGCTTCCTGTTGTGGCAAAGCGCGCACACGGAGTTCTACTTTTGCGACGCCTATTGGCCCGACTTTCGCAGGGTCGACTTCTTGAGGGCGCTTCGCAGTTACGCGCAGCGCGAGCGTAGGCACGGACGCTAA